Proteins encoded together in one Camelina sativa cultivar DH55 chromosome 9, Cs, whole genome shotgun sequence window:
- the LOC109126521 gene encoding uncharacterized protein LOC109126521 — MVESMAHFPNLQLNRKGAGPVWPKYKAKLGGSEKNAHGSAKVSSLDPVLEESQSILALDKVLTKGDGELSAGLEFSEETDDLLEEGEYPEVVLTDKVDGENVPVGEPASDMETSLVGEDAIIPQGDGHKQRTIGKQVHKVKDGLIPGGGSHPVKKGMVALLKPPAQT; from the exons ATGGTAGAGTCTATGGCTCATTTTCCTAATCTTCAGCTGAATAGGAAGGGGGCTGGTCCGGTTTGGCCTAAGTACAAGGCTAAGCTTGGGGGTAGTGAGAAAAATGCTCATGGTTCTGCGAAGGTTAGCTCTTTGGATCCAGTCTTGGAAGAGTCTCAATCGATTCTGGCGTTGGATAAAGTTCTGACTAAGGGTGACGGTGAGCTCTCTGCTGGCTTGGAGTTTTCTGAAGAGACTGATGATTTGCTAGAAGAGGGTGAGTATCCTGAAGTGGTTCTCACGGACAAGGTCGACGGTGAGAATGTGCCAGTTGGTGAGCCAGCTTCGGATATGGAGACATCTCTTGTTGGTGAGGACGCAATTATTCCTCAAG GTGATGGGCACAAACAGAGGACTATAGGTAAGCAAGTCCATAAAGTCAAGGATGGTCTCATTCCGGGAGGAGGGAGCCATCCAGTCAAGAAAGGGATGGTGGCGCTCCTGAAACCACCTGCTCAAACGTGA